A stretch of Labrus bergylta chromosome 19, fLabBer1.1, whole genome shotgun sequence DNA encodes these proteins:
- the LOC109991762 gene encoding CMP-N-acetylneuraminate-beta-galactosamide-alpha-2,3-sialyltransferase 1 — MRLEEFPSPGNKKDKMISRVKALFLLAFLTGIFVFMRGFMMQQPQLQDASPSVESCHCEKCFPEDDQWFVKRFDKSVEPFLSTKYNLPVDAFNWWRGLQYEKRNYDVYNKTVERLFQIFPPSPDVLKPSREHCRRCAVVGNSGNLKGSRYGPLINAHEIIIRMNTGKTEGYEADVGSRTTHRIMYPESAIDLDNSTHLVLFPFKIQDIEWLNKAFTTGFHGSSYVPVRAKIKANKDLVMVVNPAFMKYVHQTWLDKKGRYSSTGFMALVLALHICDEVDVFGFGADKDGNWSHYWEQLKNKRLRTGVHPGSQEYEAILRLAKLLIIKFYRGW, encoded by the exons ATGCG ATTGGAAGAGTTTCCCAGTCCGGGGAATAAGAAAGACAAGATGATCTCAAGAGTGAAGGCGCTCTTCCTCCTGGCGTTTTTGACCGGCATCTTTGTCTTCATGAGAGGATTCATGATGCAACAGCCCCAGCTGCAGGACGCAAGTCCCTCGGTCGAAAGCTGCCACTGTGAGAAGTGTTTTCCAGAAGATGATCAGTGGTTTGTGAAGCGTTTCGACAAATCGGTGGAACCATTTCTGTCGACGAAATACAACCTTCCGGTGGACGCTTTCAACTGGTGGAGG ggcttACAATATGAAAAACGCAACTATGATGTCTACAATAAAACAGTGGAAAGACTGTTTCAGATATTCCCACCAAGTCCGGATGTTTTAAAACCCAGCCGTGAACACTGCAGGAGATGTGCCGTGGTGGGGAATTCTGGCAATTTGAAAGGATCGCGTTATGGACCGCTGATAAATGCCCATGAAATCATCATCAG AATGAACACTGGAAAAACCGAAGGCTATGAAGCAGATGTTGGGTCCAGAACAACTCATCGTATCATGTATCCAGAGAGTGCCATCGACCTGGACAACAGCACTCATCTTGTGCTGTTTCCATTCAAGATACAGGATATTGAGTGGCTCAACAAGGCCTTTACCACAGGATTTCATGGATC ctcCTATGTGCCAGTAAGAGCAAAGATCAAGGCAAACAAGGATTTG GTGATGGTTGTCAATCCGGCCTTTATGAAGTACGTTCATCAAACATGGCTGGATAAGAAAGGCAGGTATTCTTCCACTGGATTTATGGCTCTGGTCCTTGCCCTGCATATTTGTGATGAG GTTGATGTGTTTGGTTTTGGAGCGGACAAAGATGGAAACTGGAGTCATTACTGGGaacaactcaaaaacaaaaggttaagaACTGGAGTACATCCTGGAAGTCAAGAGTATGAAGCTATACTGAGGCTAGCCAAGCTCCTTATAATCAAGTTTTATAGAGGGTGGTGA